The nucleotide window TGAAGGGAGAAGATTGGTGGATTGCCAGGAACGTGTATTATGGAGCCAGTTGAGGCGCCTGCCGGGAAAAGGCTCCGACCTGCTCATTGGGCTGCTAGAAAGTGGAGGGTTGGTTTACACGTCATGGATGATTTGATTCGCGCGCTGAATAAGCTGCTAGAGGCTGAACGCGCAGGGGTTGAGGCGCTGGTTGATTTGACGAGGATGTCGGCTGATGTGCTGGAGCGCGAGATGTTGCAGCGGATCGGCGGCGAGGAGGCATGGGCCTGCGCCAGTCTGCGTGGACAGATAGAAGCGCTTGGTGGAATGCCCAGCCGCCAGATTGGCCCATTGTTGACGCAGCTACGCGCCCGCGACCATTTCGCGGCGCGCTTGCGTCTGTTCGCTCAACAGCAGCAAGCGGTGCTTGAAAACCTCAAAACCTTACTGGAGGACCAACAACTGCCGGAGGAAGTGCGCGAGTTGCTGGCCGAGTTATATCGCATTCACGCGCCCAATATTGCCTGGTGTGAGCAGCGCGCCGCAGCGTTTGGTATGCGCGAAGGCCAGCAAGAGAATACTTCTTTAAGCCATGCAGCGGAAAGACGCCCTTCACCTGAAGGGCGGGAGGTTCCCTATCGCAGTAGGAATAAAAGGCAGACGGATTTCAAGAGCAGGCGCGGCGAGGCCAGCCGCGCTGAGGATTCTCGCCGCACACGGTTGACTCACAGTGAGGATGATGAAGCCAATCAGCCGCTCTAACCGTTACGCTTCACCGCTTCAGCCCATTTCCATAGGACAGTTGGTTAAAAAGCTTGCAAAAAGCTGAAGCACCAGGTACAATCCTCGCTAAGAGTCAAAAGCAGCTGAGGGACCAGCGGAAGCAGGCGGAGGCTCTCAGAACCAGACTTGCCTCTCAGGGCAGGTTGATGGCGGAGGGAAGGTAGTATGACCAGGCAATTGAATCGGTTTGGGGAGCGTGGACAGGCACTGATCGAGTACGTTTTCATCCTGGTATTGGTGGCGATGGTGGTTGTGGTGGTGCTGATGATTTTTGGCCCTGAACTGGGGAACGCTTTTAGCACCATTACTCACGGCTTGTAAACCATCGGATGTGAGCAGCAGAACCAGGGGCGGCATTGGTATGGACGGCTCCTTGTGTAAACAGGTGAGCAGCCAAAGGGTAACCTGCCTGAAGAAAAGGCACAGCAGACACGCTTGAGAAGCACGTTTGAGAGGCACGCTTTCAGTCCGCTGGCGGTATGGCGCGATGCGCTGTACCGCCTCATTTTTAGGCTGACAGCCGCCAGGCAGAGTCGGCGAAAGCAGCCAGCACAGGAGGACTGGCGAGGCAATCGCCACCGCATTTCCGTTTTTGGATAGGCTGAAAAGAATGACGTGGCGCAAGGGGCGAGCAGACCCGTTCGATTCCCCCGGAGAGACGAAACAGCGGAAAGAATGTCAATCTGGTTGAGGGTCTGCGGGCGCTCCGGCAGGAGGTGTATACGCGGACGGATTGTTTCTGCTGATGTTGGCAAGAGGCCATGCCAGGGATCGCTGCGCGCCTGGTCGTCGGTGGTTGCAGCCTGCGGGGCTGAGTGTTATAATGGCGCAGTACATTTTGCAGCGGCGAAGTGTGAAGCATACCTATCCATCCTGCCCCGGCAACGCTCAACCTGCTCCCAGATGAGCATACTGACCGGGCGCACACCCACAGGAAGGAGTTCATAGCGTGCGGGACTACGAGTTGGGAATCGTTGTCAGCCCCGAAGCGAGTGAGGAGCAAACAAAGGGAATCCTTGACCGGGTAACTCACATAGTGCAGACCAATGGAGGCCAGGTGGTGAAGGTTCACCCCTGGGGGCGGCGCCGATTGGCTTTTCCGATTGAGCGGCACCGCGAGGGCCTCTACTTTTTCTTAGACCTTTCCCTCACTCCTCAGACAGTGTTGGACATTGATCGCAATCTGAAGGTGACTGAAGAGGTGATCCGCCACATGATGGTGAGGCGTGATCCGCGGGCAATTGCTGCGCAGCGTGCCAGGGAAGCGCAGGCGGCAGCGGCTGCCGCTGCTGAGCCTCCAGATGAAACGGGGGCTGAGCCA belongs to Ktedonobacterales bacterium and includes:
- a CDS encoding DUF6306 domain-containing protein — translated: MDDLIRALNKLLEAERAGVEALVDLTRMSADVLEREMLQRIGGEEAWACASLRGQIEALGGMPSRQIGPLLTQLRARDHFAARLRLFAQQQQAVLENLKTLLEDQQLPEEVRELLAELYRIHAPNIAWCEQRAAAFGMREGQQENTSLSHAAERRPSPEGREVPYRSRNKRQTDFKSRRGEASRAEDSRRTRLTHSEDDEANQPL
- the rpsF gene encoding 30S ribosomal protein S6, whose translation is MRDYELGIVVSPEASEEQTKGILDRVTHIVQTNGGQVVKVHPWGRRRLAFPIERHREGLYFFLDLSLTPQTVLDIDRNLKVTEEVIRHMMVRRDPRAIAAQRAREAQAAAAAAAEPPDETGAEPEALAEEVAAPEAEAEPDLAVAEAEAPVEAEEPEVAPEAAEELEGEA